TAAATTGGTAATAGCATCTGCTGCAgtttttaggattaaatgagatatgtaAAAGGTCTGGCAAATATATAGttgctaaaaatttttaaaccactTCCCTACCCTAAACTGCTCTGAGGCTTCATTCAATCAGTCTGAAACAGGCAAGTTTAAAGATAAGCAGAATAAATTCATGAGAGTCTTCTTTACCAAGAAGATATTAAGAAAACTtctttgttgctttgttgttaCTAATGATGAGTTCTGGGTTATTTTCCACAAGAAGTATTGGGGAAGGAAGTCAGAGTGCTTCTAACGAAATTATAGGATAGGTAGAATATCCTACTGGGTCAGTATAAACGTGCTTCTGGGACAGGGCAGGGGTGAGAAAGAAGGGTTTCAAGATTTCTGCTTTACATGAAGTGGTACTGTGTTAACTTCATATAGACTAAaaagttaaagatgtatactgCAATCCTTAGTGCAATCtctaaaaattaatgcaaagagaTGTAGTTAAATGttaagaattaaaatgaaattcaaaacaatattccgttaatccaaaagaagtaaggaaagggacttctctggtggtccagtggttaagactgcgttcccaatgctgggggcctgagttcaatccctggtaagggaaatagatcccacatgctgcaactaagagagcccacatgctgcaactaacgatcctgcgtgccacaactaagatctggtgctgccaaataaataagtaaatattaaaaaaaaaaaagaagtcaggaaaGGAGGTACAGAGccagaaaagaaagggaacaaaCAAAATAGTACAACAGCAGACCTAAATATAGCCATATCAATAATTTATATCAAATGTTAAAGGACTATACAAACATTCcaattaaaattcagaaattgtCAGAATGCCAGAAAAGCAAGATCCAGCTATGTAAGTTGTCTGCAAGAGATACGTTAAATGTAAAGATACAGACAAGctgaaagtaaatggatggaaaaaaaagatatactatgcAAATGGTAAGCATAGGAGAGCTGGAACAACTATACTAATCTCAAATTAAGACTTCAAAACAAAGAGCATtatcagagagaaaaatggatgtACATCAGAGACATGACAATCATAATATGTGTGTACCTAATAACAGCTTCAAAATACATAGACAAAAATTGATGGAACTTaagggagaaacaaaaaaatcaccaaaCATTATCAATCACCTTTACCTGTGACATCTACTTACGTGACAGCACTGTGCCCAATACatgcagaatatatattcttttcaggaGCACGTGGTACATGCACCATGATAATTCATATACTGGGTcataaaatctcaataaatttaaaaggattaaaattaCACACAGTATgaattaaaggaatgaaattaaactagaaatcaataagaaaaagatatttaGGGAAATCtcagatatttgaaaaattaacacATTGAAATAATCCAtaggtcaaaaaagaaatcagggaaattagaaagtatttcaaactgaaagataatgaaaatgtaaCAGCAAAATTTGGGCAGCTGCAGATAAAGAAGTGCTAcagagaaatttatagctttaagtgtttatattagaaaagaagaaaggctaaAATCAATGACGCTAGAGGTTAAATCAAAAGAACCTAGAGAACGAAGAACAAAGTAAACCCCAATTAagtagaaatcaaggaaacagaaaatagaaaatattacacCAACAAATTTGACAGCTggaatgaaatggataaattccttgaAGCAATGAATGTGGTACTATATAAAACTTGGagtaaactaattttttaaagacagcGCGGGAGTAACAACTGAGTAATAACTCAAAATGTTGGAGAAAAAAAAGGTATGGTGTGGGGGgaaaaactatttacaaaaactATAAAGtgcataggaataaacctaacaaaaGATACATAAGCTCCTTGCAGTAagaattataaaactttttaaaagacctaaataatttGAGGCTATAAAATATCATTGAGAAGGAAATGGGCTCCATATTGTAAAGATGAcagttctctccaaattgatctatagtttCAATGCAATTATGATTCCAAAGGGTAATGTAATGCTACAAGATGACTGTACATGCAAGAGCAAAGGGCCTAGTAGAGTCAAGATATTCCTGAAGAACAAGATGTGGAGGATTGCTCTAAAGATATCAAGGatttattacaaagctatggtaattaaGACACTGTTGAATTGGCCCAGGATAGCAAATAGACCAATCTAACTGAATAGAGAGCTCCCCCAAAGTTGTGTGTATTTATGAAAACTTGACTTGTGACAAAGCAGGTACTGCATAACAGTGATAAAAAGGACAACTATTCAATATATGGTGTTAAGAAAACTAGTTATTCCATACAGGGAAGGAGAATGAACTTGAGTCTTTTTTCACACCATAAAAACACACAAATCAATTACACATGGATGAAAGATTTAAATGtggaagcaaaaatataaaaccataaaatGTATAGAACTGGGACAGGAAAGGACTTCTTAAACAAGATGCAATATGTgtaaaccagaaaagaaaacattgataaaattgactacattaaaattaaggtatCACAGAGAGTAAAAATACAAGACACAAATtgggaggaaatatttataatatttacaacACCTACTACCCATAAGAACATTGCTTTCTAGAATATAAAAGAAGCtcttccaaatcagaaaaaaacccaactaaaccaatttttttaaagggcaaaGAATTTAACAATCCTTTTACAAAAAGCTAGAGATCCAAGTTGGGCCAAGCAGAGACTGGGATTAGGCAGGGTGGTCTTGAGGCAGAGGTGGTGGTGAAAGGGCCAATGCcttaaagacaaaaaagaagcaaaaactaGACAAAGAAAAGACATAATTTAAACCACATTTAAGTTTAGAACTTGTTCAACAAGACACCATGCACAGTAAAGAGCCAGGATTATTGCTCCAGGAATGGTCCATAAACGATATAAAAAGATGTCCAATTTCACCGGGGAAATACAAACTGaggccacaatgagataccatatCACACTGCTCCGGTAAGACCATACTCAGTTTACTGGTGAGGATGCGACAAAAAGGCATCTCTTGTCCTCTACTAGAATGATAAACTAGTAAAAAGCACTTTGGGAAGCTTTGGCACTACCTAGTCCAGGTGAAGTTAAACATATTCTACAACTCAGTAATTCCACTCTGTAGAGACATTCTTGCACATGTGCCTTAGAAATTATGAACAAGCATGCTCATAGCACACTATTTGTAACTGCAAAcatctgaaaaaactgaaacGTTTATCAACAATGAAGTGGATTCATATGATGGAATGCTATActtaatacaaatgaatgaaatatgattacatgcataaaaatatgaaataagaaaaataagaaagcaaatgacccaattttaaaattgggcaaaaataaaataaaatagggcaaAAATAAAATTGGTCAAAATGTGAAGACGATATACAGATAGCAAGTAAGCACttagaagatgctcaacatcattagtcattaggggaaTGCAAAGGGATAAACTACAATGGGATACATGAGATACTTATTTAGAAAGATTAACATTAAAGTCTGACTAAACCAACTGTTGGAGAGAATGTGTAGGagctagaactctcatacactgctcgTGGCAATGTAGaatggtataaccactttggaaaccaGTTTGGCAGTTTGCTAATAAGTTAAATACACACTTACTATGTGATCCAGcctttccactcctaggtatttattcacCCAAGAGAAAAAAAGCCTATGTCCATACGAATGTTCTCAGCAGCTTTatctgtaatagccccaaactgaaagcaacctacatgtccatcatcagtgaatggataaacaaattgtgatatattcatacatatatatatatataatattaatatcaataaaataaatggaaaattactcagctatgaaaaagaatgaaatcttgccatctgcaacaatatggatggacctagaggatattatgcaaagtgaagtaattcagagaaagacaaatattgtatcattttacttatatgtggaatctaaaacacaagTGAGCAAACTTAAGAGAAGTAGTCATAGATACACAGAACAAAcgggtggttgccagaagggagggggacGCGGGGATGAGAGGAAAAcaagaggaaatggaaagatcAGACAGAAAAGCTACTATTTATTACCCTACTTATTTTATTTGTGCTTATTAATAAACAACTCGTTGCCCTATCTTCTCACAACAGCCTTGAGGTATAGGGGCATGGGGTAATTAATATATAGGTAGTACCAACCATTTAGAGGACAGTTATCTTCCTTGCACTATTTTCCTCTAGAAGATCATAGTAATTTCTCCCTTCAAagcatttatatataattttcttccttactttcttCTTTACTTGGTTACTGTCTTTATTAACCATTAAAATATAAGGTAAATACCTTATATGTTGTTATCGTCTCCTCATTTTCTTTGACAACACACACAAGTTTGAAATAACAAAGGTCTTGGAATCTCACTTTTGATCACCGCGCAGAGCAAGCAGGGAATTCTGTGCACTTCCCACGTAATTTAAGAGCCAAACAATTTTAGGTTTCAGTCGGAAGAGGTCTGTGCTCCAGGATTAGCCCTTAGATGAGCGACGCATCTTCTCTGCAACTTCATCAGTGAATTTTTATTCAAAAGATCAAGGAATGTGGTGCCTACTTCACCGTCCACAACAGCCACTGCAAAACACGCTCGTtggtttgttttctcttgttttgtttttgcatgttGGCTTTATCTATTTCCCTCAGCCCCAACCCCCGTTCAGCAGTCTGTCTTGCGTAATCATTTAACGTAGCGCTAAAGCCTGTTAACACTAATTTATCAAATTTGTATAATTCTCTGTTTTAAACTCCTGGGGACGCCCCGACGGCCACTGACTCAAGGAAGGGAATATTAACATATACACTTTAAGCTCGGGATTTGCACACCCCTATCCCCGCCCCTGAGGAAAAATCACGCACTCCGAAGACAGCGCCACTCTGCCTTTAACAAACCCGCCGCGGCCTTCCCGCCTCGCCCCGGGGCGCGCACTTCCGGCCGCAGGGGCGCTCGGGAGTTCGCCCCGCGAGCCTCCACCAACCAAAGACTCCGCCTCGCCGGTGCGAGTGCGCGCGCGCACATTTGTGCGCAGGTTCGAATCTCCGCCGCTTCGTGGTTGCTCCTCAGCGTCCGGCCGCACCTCGGCGGTCGCGAGGGCAGCGTGCGCGGGCTGGGCCACAccggccgccccgccccctccgcccTCTGCACCTTCCAGCCGCAGCCTCGCCCGGACTCGGTCCTCGCCCTTCCTAGCGCGCTGCGCGCTCCGCCCTCGCCCTCCGCCCCCACAGCTATCGGCGCTCGGCCTCCCGCGCCTGGCGGGCTCCGCCCGAGCCTTCGGGGCCCATGGCCAAGCGGCGTGCGGCCGAGCCCCTGACGTTCCACGTGCCTTGGAAGCGGCTCCTGCTCTGCGACTTTCCTGAGGAGCCGCCGCGGCCACCGCTCTGGATCCCGCCGCCGGGGGCCTCGCATCCCGAGCAGCCCCTCGGCGTCCCGGAGCTGCCCCGAAAGCGTAAAATCGACGCAGGGGGTATGACTGAGCCTTTGGTTTCGCCCAGCAAGCGCCGCGACGGCGGGGACACTGGCGCTCCGGACGGCGCGGAGCGTGAGGGCCGCGGCCTGGAGACTGGCGAGCCGCCGCTGCTGCAGCCGCCCGTGCGGCCCCGGGGGCCGGGGGAGGAGCCCCGGGGCGTTCGGCCACCGAGAGGCGGTGGCGACGACGGGGCGGAGCGCGCAGAGTCCCTGCGGGGAGACTGGGGGGCCGCACCGCACCAGGTAGGGGTTGGCGGTGGGCTGGGCGCTCCGGCGGGGGACGGGGGGCGGGGCCCGGGGTGAGGGGAAAAAGGGTCATACTTTCCCGGGCACTGCGCGTCCCGGGAAGGAACCGATCGTTCCCCTCTAGACTCATGTTCGTCACGACGCCCCAAAAGATGAAAAGCCGGGATCCTCGCCGCAAGAATGAACAccgacccccccaccccaggcagcacACCAGGGGCGCCAGAGACCACCTTTGGCAGCGTTTTGGGAGAGTCCGACGAGCTGAGAGCACTAAGCTGAAGTCTGGGGAGACAGACCATTGGGTGAGGTAGTAGGCGTGGCCTTGCACCTTCAGCATCTGTGCTGTCCAAGAGGGAAGCAGGGACGTGGGTCATGACAGACTGTAGAACTTTGGGAAGATGTTGACCGTGAACCGCAATAAGTTAAGCTCAACGACAAACGTCAGAGAAAGATGTATTGCGTCTTCCTTGGTTTAacgatgattttttttctggaattcgTGATCGATTTCTTTCTAAAGAGGGTGACGAATGTGGTAGCCACCAGTTGGACATCCTTTAGGCATGTTACAGCTCTTTTGGTTGAGAGGAAGGGCCTCCGTGTATTGGGAAAAGGCAGTCTTAAATCGGATCCTATGAAAAAGGATCGTTGTTGAGAATTAATTTGGTTCTTAAGATCAGCCGTCTGTATGAGGATCTTTGGAGAGTTCCTCTTCCTTGGGAAATGAGCCTGCCCTATCTCTGCACATAAGATCTGTCTAGATCTGTGCTATTCAGTGTGGCAGCCACTAGCTATGTGACACAACACCTACTAAAATGGGACTAGTTCAAATTGAGATGCGCTCAAAGTAAAATACACACTAGATTTCGAAGATCTCAAAAAATTGTATATTGAATACACGTTGAAATAATCTGGAGATATTGGattgaataaattatattaaaattcatttcagttatttcttttacttttttaatatggcCATCAGAAAATTTCGAATTACGTTTGTGGCTGGCATTTTGTATTTATTGGGCAGCGTTGGTCTAATCTTTGGAATTCAAGCTGCGATTTGGCAGTTCTGGGTTGAACCAGGAGCTTTGGGGGTGGAAGAGCCAAATGTAGAGCCCAGAGTTCGCCAAATTCTCTTCAATTACTCCATCATAGCATCCACCCCACATTTTTCATTGTCTCAAGTATCTTATGCAGAATTTATCAGACACCTTGCCAATAAAATACAGTAGTTAGGAAAGATCTTTTTCTGTGGTCATGAGAAATTATCCTTTAGATATAATTATTATGATGAGCATTTCTGGATGAAACTATAAATTGTAAATGTTTCTACCCCCAGTTTTCTTGGAATTTAGAAAACATGAtccttatttagatttttttttcttcagactgCTTTTAGATAGCACTTATGTTTTGAAAGTAGAATAAAGAATTAGAATTTCCAATTAAATCATGTCACACCAGTGtgcaaaacctgaaaaaaaaaaatccagagtgACAGCCATCCAGACCTATTTGGTATGGAGATAAGTACTGTGTAGTTTGAAAACTTGGCCATTTTTGGTACCGGACCCATACTTAGGCTTGTCTTTGCTACCAGAATATACTGACTGCAGTATGCCACAAATTGATAAGAGGGACATGGAAATGGCAGGTAAGCAAAGGAATTTTTTAGTAAACTGACACAGACATTTGCTTAGAATCTCCTAGACACACCTGTGTCTTCTTCCACAGCAGTGACCACATCTGACAGCTCTCTGCTTCTTGTAGTCACTACAAACCTGTGACAGGGAACAAGCTTGCCTCTAGGGGTTCCTTCTTCATCAAGACTAGtcccctgttctcttttggcAAAAGCCCAGGAACCCTCATGTCcctttcttttgttctgttcCTTGAGCTGCTTCTTTGTGCAAACTTAATTTTCTCcagctttcctctttctttcctgccaCCAAAGATgcatggtttttgttttaaggGTCTTACAGCCAGGGGAAAATAGGATATAGCAAAAACATGTAGAAGTTAAAAAGTTTTTTCACTTCATGAAGCAAATGTTTTCCTGGTTCCTGTTTTGCTCAGAATAGAGCTTAAGTCCCTACCCGTACCCTTGGGATCTCATTTGGGAAGAATTTCCTCAAATATGTCCTTTCTATATTGAAGATGCAATCTAGGCAGAATTGTGATACCTATTTTTCTGTCCTAGAACCTCagaatatttgagttgtttcaggtgtgtgtttgttttttttgcggtacacgggcctcttactgttgtggcctccctctttgtggagcacaggctccggatgcataggctcagcggccatgtctcatgggcccagccgctccgtggcatgtgggatcttcccagaccggggcatgaacccgtgtcccctgcatcggcaggcgaactcaaccactgtgccaccagggaagcccctcaggtgttttttttaaccggagaactaaaataaaaccaggtattacttcaataaatattcatgtattttCTCATGTTAGTGTCACTTTAGTGTCACTTTATGCAGATTGAGTACTCTGTCAGTGCTGACACTTACtgttaaatactttaaatagaaaggaagcagaaatgtTGTGATTTTGGTTCATAGTGATATTGGTTCGTAGGCTTCTTGGGATATAATAACTAGCTATATTGGGCATTTATAGTGCTAAACTGTAATTTGCACAAGAGCCTTTCTGCTTTTTACCAATGATGAAAGAGACCTAGGTCAAGATCAGAGTTAATGGGTGGAGGAGTTATCATGCAAGCACAAGTCTGTCTGGTGGCAAAGTCTGTGCTCTTAGCTACTAGGTTATACTGACCTCATTAAGGATCTTTTCTGGTTTGTTCTTATAAGTAGATCATTTGaacaatagtttttattttcccaaaaggcagagaaataggtccttgtttttaaccctatttacttattaaaatgaAGTTTTTCTTGGCATCCTTTGAGTTATTACATTTTTATCCCAGTGTTAAGGAATTCCAAAGAGACTCTTAATTCTCTAAGCCTTAGTGTCTAAGGCAGTGAATAAACTTATTATTGAGAAGACCTGTGCTCCCCATTTAATtaactagccacatgtggctattgagcattgAAATGGGCCTAGTCTGAATAGTGCTGGAAGTGTAAAATACCTGgcagattttgaaaacttttagttagacaaaaagaatgtaaaatatctcaatttttaaaaatattgactgcatgttgaaatgatagtattttggCTTTATTAGGTcaagtaaaattttaagattaatttcgcctgtttttttttactttttttaagctgaagttactagaaaattttaaattacatatgtggctttcattatatttctgttggttaGTGCTGCTATAGCAAGTATGAACCTAAAGTACAAAGACAACTTAGTAGactaaatatagatatatagatatccaTCTGGGAAAGGTGTTAACCTTCAAAATGGTCACTTTGGAAGCCTATATGTAATTGCAATGCCACTTCCTTTGcacaaagtattttaattttgtgcCAGTTTTGAACTTCATTGGAATATCAACTTCACTTCATAGTtacttgaaacaattttataGCCCTTTACAGTAAGCTGTTGAATTTTGAAGGGGCCAGCATTCACTTGGATTTATCAGTTTTGGTATCTTGAGTCATGTCTTGTACAAAATGGTATCTTTAATAAAATGATCAGTTTAAGATTTTCTTGTTATTTACCATGTTTTTATTCTAATGCTTTTTAGAAGGTTGTCAAAATATTTTGGCCTACATCAAGTCAATCCCTTAAAATACcaaacatcaggaaaaagaccaaaagtaaattttaagatgtgtgcatgtgttttttaaataaattgttttccTCACTGAAAGGTAAAAAACTTTAAGACTATCTTCAGgcatttttttttggttgaaaaatggaagaaaattccGGGAAGAGAAGCTCTTGGaggaaattcttttaaatttaaactacTCACAGGAAATACT
This region of Delphinus delphis chromosome 6, mDelDel1.2, whole genome shotgun sequence genomic DNA includes:
- the C6H9orf40 gene encoding uncharacterized protein C9orf40 homolog, with translation MAKRRAAEPLTFHVPWKRLLLCDFPEEPPRPPLWIPPPGASHPEQPLGVPELPRKRKIDAGGMTEPLVSPSKRRDGGDTGAPDGAEREGRGLETGEPPLLQPPVRPRGPGEEPRGVRPPRGGGDDGAERAESLRGDWGAAPHQLNEEFWQYNTFQYWRNPLPPIDLADIEDVSEDNLTETTLQDKNEVVEIDMES